A region from the Lycium barbarum isolate Lr01 chromosome 8, ASM1917538v2, whole genome shotgun sequence genome encodes:
- the LOC132607592 gene encoding DNA (cytosine-5)-methyltransferase DRM2-like — MDKKLSVEDNDDIDWDTEDELEIQEIQDTVFSSSTDLRTTGKHVVFCDGEASSSSVPFRSKFIQQFVVMGFPEESIAKAIEQNGENSDLVLDALLTFKALDDSPEEQPSTSPQLEPSISSDDSTSEYNENVLDDVYEEDSWSSDSDNCINSVKRCYMNDEGNSLSGKEKTLLFLENMGYPEEEASIAMKRCGPEASLPELVDFICAAQMARAEDPYLPEDVKPKLKHILNDFGGYKKRKMYNELCKRKKQREITGEETIRLPIPMIGFGVPTESVPTMVQRILPEKTIGPPFFYYENVALAPKGTWDTIKSHLYEIEPEFVDSKYFSATQRKRGYLHNLPIENRFPLFPLPPRTIHEALPLSKRWWPSWDTRKKLNCLQTAIGSARLTDKIRKAVEKYDNEPPMEVQKYVLGQCKKWNLVWVGRNKVAPLEPDEVEMLLGFPKNHTRGGGISRTDRYKSLGNSFQVDTVAYHLSVLKDLFPDGMNVLSLFSGIGGAEVALYRLGIRLNNVVSVEKSEVNRNIVRSWWEQTSQRGNLIHFDDVQLLSRARLEKFIGSFGGFDLIIGGSPCNNLAGSNRVSRDGLEGRESALFFDYVRILDDVKSLMSRHRR, encoded by the exons ATG GACAAAAAACTTTCTGTCGAAGACAATGATGACATTGACTGGGATACTGAAGATGAACTAGAAATACAAGAAATACAGGACACAGTATTTTCCTCAAGCACGGATTTAAGAACAACTGGGAAGCATGTTGTTTTTTGCGATGGGGAG GCAAGCTCATCATCAGTGCCCTTCAGGTCCAAGTTCATTCAGCAGTTTGTAGTGATGGGATTTCCTGAAGAATCTATTGCAAAAGCAATAGAGCAAAACG GAGAAAATTCAGATTTGGTGCTGGATGCTCTTTTGACATTCAAG GCCCTTGATGACTCTCCTGAAGAACAGCCCAGTACTAGCCCTCAGCTGGAGCCCTCCATTAGTTCTGATGATAGCACTTCTGAATACAACGAGAATGTTTTGGATGATGTTTATGAGGAAGATAGTTGGTCCTCTGACTCAGACAACTGTATA AATTCTGTTAAACGGTGCTACATGAATGACGAGGGCAATTCTTTGTCCGGAAAAGAGAAGACGTTATTGTTCCTGGAAAATATGGGATACCCAGAGGAAGAGGCTTCCATAGCAATGAAGAGATGTG GTCCAGAAGCATCACTCCCTGAATTGGTAGATTTCATTTGTGCTGCTCAAATGGCAAGAGCAGAAGATCCCTATCTGCCAGAAGATGTGAAG CCAAAACTGAAGCATATATTGAATGATTTTGGTGGATACAAGAAGAGGAAGATGTACAATGAATTGTGCAAAAGGAAAAAACAAAGGGAGATTACTGGTGAAGAGACAATCCGATTGCCCATACCTATGATTGGATTCGGAGTTCCCACCGAATCAGTTCCAACAATGGTCCAAAGAATTCTTCCCGAGAAAACCATTGGCCCGCCTTTTTTCTACTACGAAAATGTCGCACTAGCTCCAAAGGGTACATGGGACACCATTAAGAGCCATTTGTATGAGATTGAGCCTGAGTTTGTTGACTCAAAGTATTTTTCCGCTACTCAACGAAAAAGAGGATATCTTCATAATCTGCCGATTGAAAATAGATTTCCTTTATTTCCACTTCCCCCTCGGACCATTCATGAGGCACTTCCCCTATCAAAGAGATGGTGGCCATCTTGGGATACAAGGAAAAAGTTAAATTGTTTGCAAACCGCCATTGGGAGTGCAAGATTGACGGATAAGATCAGAAAAGCTGTGGAGAAGTATGATAATGAGCCACCTATGGAGGTACAAAAGTATGTTCTTGGTCAATGCAAGAAGTGGAATTTGGTGTGGGTTGGAAGAAACAAAGTTGCCCCTTTGGAGCCTGATGAAGTTGAAATGCTATTGGGGTTTCCAAAGAACCACACTAGGGGAGGTGGTATAAGCAGAACTGATAGATACAAGTCGCTTGGCAACTCATTCCAG GTTGACACAGTGGCGTATCACTTATCGGTGTTGAAAGACTTGTTTCCGGATGGTATGAACGTCTTATCACTCTTCTCCGGAATTGGCGGTGCTGAAGTTGCTCTTTACCGTCTGGGGATTCGACTCAACAATGTGGTTTCGGTTGAAAAGTCCGAAGTCAATAGGAACATTGTGAGAAGTTGGTGGGAGCAAACTAGTCAGAGGGGGAATCTCATACATTTTGACGATGTGCAGCTGCTGAGCAGAGCCCGGTTGGAGAAATTCATAGGATCATTTGGAGGGTTTGATCTAATAATTGGTGGAAGCCCGTGCAACAACCTTGCAGGCAGTAACAGGGTGAGCAGGGATGGCCTTGAAGGCAGAGAGTCTGCCCTATTTTTTGATTATGTTCGGATATTGGATGACGTCAAGTCCCTTATGTCTAGACATAGACGATAG